The window TAGTTTAAAATCTCAATCTCTTGAATAAATAACTCATTTTCAATTCGTGTATCCAAGGTCACAAAAGAAAATCGATCAATCTCTTCTTGCAAATTACTTAAGCCTAATCCACGCCCAGCACCTTTTATGGAAAAATCTCGTTTAATAAGCTGATGAATTTTTGGCGTATCTGTTCGACAAGAATTCATCACTACAATAACTAAGCTCGTGGATCGTTTAATAAATCCAACTTTAATAGAAGCTTGATTCATTTCCATCGTTTCTTCAATTGCATTATCCAATAAGATACCTAAACAACGACAAAGAGACAGTGAATTCATTCTTACTTGATCAATTTTTTCTGTTGCTTCAAAATCAGTATCAATTCCTAATTCTTGTGCTTGAATCATTTTTGAAGCCACAATTCCTTTTATTTCAGGTAATTCCAGCTGACTCAATCCAGCTAATTTAAAATTATTCATTTCAATATCTTGACTAACTACCATAACTTTTTCTTGAAAATAGCATTCTAAACCTATTAAATCTTTTTCTTGAATATACCCGGACATGCTTGCTAAGATATTAATATAATCGTGCCGGAATTTCCGCATATCTAAGTAGACTTTCTCTAAATTCTTGGCATAATCTTTTAACTGTTGTAATTCCTCATGTTCTTGTTGTTTCTTTTGTTTTCTAGCTAACCTAGCAAAATAAACAGCCGTAACCCCCCCACTAATTAAAGTAAGAAATAGCAAATTCAAAAATAAATTTTCGGAACCATCCACGTAATAACTTAAAAAAAAGAAAATACTTATTAATACAAATCCCTCCAAAGAAATAAGCTTCATTTTCTGTTTTAACTCAATGGTAAAGACAATCCCCCTCGTCAATCGCTTGATTACATTCTTTAACATAAAACTCAAAATTACTATGAACAAAGACTCAAGCCCTAAAGAAAAAACTTTGACTTCCCAACTATCTATTTCCTCTAATGAATATCCTAAAATTGTTCTTAAAACTGCCATACATAAAATGGCTCCAATACTATGAATAATAAAGCAAGAGAAACTCAATAATATTGATTTTAAAGCATATTTAAATTGGATGTAATTGAATAAAAAAATCAGAAAATAAACAATGATAAGTGCATACGGAAAATAAATCACGCTAATGACAACTATTGGTAAAATAACAACAACCAGATAAGTAATCCAAACTTTCCAATCAAACTCAATTGAATTTATAATTAGAATTATTAAGGTTACGGTTAAAATTAAATAACCGGATTTAAGAATAGCCTCAATCAACAACAGTCCTACCTCCTTATGTTTTACTTTGCCTTTCATTCACTATACCATATTCTTCAGTTGAAATAGACACCATCCTAAACTAAATCTTTTTTATTAATTTTCAAAATAGATAGTCCCAAAAATAAAATAACACCTCCAACAATTCCGATATAAGCTTCATTTGTTATTGGACGGTACAAAGCCTCGCTCATTGTATAAAAAGGAATATACTCAACAATTTTTTCAATTAACGTTAGTTTCATGGCAACTAAGCCGATAAAATTAGGCAGTACCTTAAAAGCAACAAAGGTTAAAATAAAACTAGCAACTGGTCCTAATGTTAGAATAGACATTAAAATTCCAAAACTACCAATTAAAATCGCAATCATCACATACGTAGCAATATTTATCATAAAGGGAAGCAATGCATCTAAAAAATTACTTTCCTTTAATAAAAATACTTGGAAAATCAGACCAACAATGGAACTAACTAAACCTAACATACCGCCTAGTAATCCCATACAAAATAACTTAGCTAACACGACTTTCGTTCTGGAAATACCTTTTGTAAAAATAGTCGTTGACGTTTTGTATTGAAACTCAGAGCCTAAAACACGTGCACCATAAAAAATTAAAATCAACTCACCAATCATCGCAAAAAAACCAAAAACATTCACTAATCCAAAATACTCTGTCGTCACTGCCATCCACCCCATTGCACAGCTTGCCAGTATAGCGCACAAAATACCAATATATAAGCCAACTTCTAATGTAATTTTCTTAAATTCTAAAACACTTAATTTTGTTGCACGAATCATTTTATTTTCCTCCTGTTAAATCTAAGAATTTTTCTTCAAGGGTTTGATTTTTTTCACAAATATTCGTAAATGCTAACTCGCTAGCTGCTAGCTTTCTAATAAATGCAGAATAGTCACTTTTATCGACTTTAATTGTAATTGATTTTGAATCTGTTTGGATGACCTTAATCTTTTCTGTTTCTAAAAAGGCCAAACATTCCGAAATTTGAATCGTTGCAATTAAATAAAAGCTGCTATTTTGTTGATTTCGTTCAGCCATATCAATAGATTCTACTAGTCGTCCATTCTGTAAAATCACAACACGATCACAAATTTTTTCAATTTCTGACAAAATATGACTAGAAATTAAAATTGGAATTTGCTTTTCTTTAGAAATACGCACTAAGTATTCTCTAATTTCTTTCACACCTTGTGGATCCAGACCATTTGTCGGTTCATCTAAAATTAAGATATCTGGGTTGCCTAACAAGGATTGAATAATTCCTAAACGTTGACGCATTCCTAGCGAATAGCTTTTTACTTTTTTATTCATCGCATCACTTAAACCTAGTAGATTAATCATTTCTTGCACTTTCCATTTATTTACACCTCCTGCTAAGGCTGCAAAAAAATCAATGTTTTGTTGTCCGGTCATATGTGGATAAAAACTAGGTGTTTCAATGACACACCCAATTTTCAGTTTTTCACTTAAACTTGAAAATTGAATAGCTCCTTGATAATTCTTAGTTAACCCAACAATAATGCGCATTAAAGTTGTTTTTCCAGCCCCATTTGGTCCTAACAGTCCACTAATTTCTCCTTGCCTCAGGTCAAAACTAACTCTATCTAAAGCTAACCTATCTTGATATCTTTTACTTACTTCGCTAATTTCCATTACAACTTGTTTTTCCAACTGAAACACCCCACTGATTTATTTACTTGATAAACTTAGTATAACCTCACTATTCATCAAAATTCCTAATTGATCTTGCAAGCGAATTTCAATCTCATACTTGCATAATAATAACTAAAAAAAGACACTTGCGATATGTAGTGACCCCCAAAAGTTAGACTTTTTTACAGAGTAGATTTTCTACTCTGTTTTTTTACGCAGTTAAACTCATTTTCTTTCTAAATTGAACTGGGCTTAGCCAGTCTAATTTTTCTTTTATTCGAGAATGATTATAGTACTCTATATAGTGTTCAATCGCTTGTTTTAATTCTTGGTAGCTTTTGTAGATAACGCCATGGTAAAGTTCTTGTTTGAGAATACTAAAGAAATTCTCCATAGGAGAATTATCTAAGCAGTTTCCCTTACGAGACATACTTTGAAAAATATGATGCTTTTTTAATTCATGGCTATAGGCTTTCATTTGGTATCCCCATCCTTGGTCGGAATGGAACGTTCGGCGATAGAGGCAATCATTCGTTTTCACAATAGCTCCATTTAATGCATCCATAATCGCTTTTGCTGTAGGTTTCTCTGAAATTGAGTAAGAGACAATCTCGCTATTATACATATCCATGAACGGGTTTAGATAGAGTTTCTTAATACGCAAACTACCCGAGTGATCTTTTTCATAATACTTAAATTCTGTTGTATCTGTTGTCATTTTTTGATGAACAATACTTGTATAAAAATGACGATGAATCCGATTTTTTGCCACTCTCCCAACAGTTCCTTTATAGGAATTGTATTTCCGTGATTTCCGTGTGAATGAGCGTACCAAGATTCCTAATTTTTTCATTAAACGTTGCACTTTCTTTTTATTCACAAGGATACCACGGTTTCTAAGTTCTTGATTCATCCGACGATAGCCATAATCCTTATGTTCGTGATGAATTTTTTCCATTTCTTGTTCAATTGGTTTATCTGGATTTTCACGGTTAAAGCGTTTTTGCCAATACATATAGGTTGACCTAGGAAACCCTAGGGTTTCAAGAATGTCGATTAATCTGAATTTCCCTCGGAGGCTATGAATGATTCGTGCTTGTTTTTCTGTTGCTGTTCCATCAAACGCAACCTCCTTAATTCTTTTAAATAGGCAAGTTCAATTTTTAACTGTAGATTTTCTTTCTCTAGCGCTTCTAAATAGGTTAACTCTTTTTTTGAAGAATCAATAGCTGGTAATTTATTCTTTTTTTTAGGCATTTTAGATGGACGTCCTTTCGGTTGTGAGAGCCCATCTACTCCATTTTCTTGGTAAGCTTTACGCCAATTGGCAATCATAGAAAAATTGGTCATTCCAAACTGATTGGCAACTTCTCGATAGGACATCTCTGTTGTTAGATATAACTCTATCGCATCTAACTTGAATTGAACAGAATAAGTTTTATTTTGGCGACTACGAAGTAGACCTTCCTCACCAAATTCTTTGTACGTATTTATCCAAATTTGTACTTGAGAGATTCCTTTAATGCCATATTTTTTAGCTAAATACTTCATTCCACCTTCTCCATTTAAATAGTTTTGTACAACGTTCATCTTAAATTCTGTGCTATATTTTGCCATACAAAAAGACCCCCAAAAGTTAGATTTTTTAGGTCTAACTTTTGGGGGGCGGTACAATATCGCAAGTGTCTTTTTTTAAACTTATTTTAAAAATCAAACCTCATGGTATTCAGTGATTCATTTCTTAACACTTTATAATAACCAAGATAAAGATCAATGTATTTCCCCCCATTTTTAGGGAATATATGATAAAAAGGGGTTGCTACATTCAAATTATTTTCTTCTAAGGTAGCTAATAGTTCTGCATAAGATTGCTCCGTTACTCTATCAAAATCGCCAACAATTATTGTTTTTAATAATTGTTTAATTTCAAAATATGAGGCAAACTGATACCCATCTGCTTTGAAGGTATTTTCAATAATTGGAAAAAACATCTCAATGTCTACTATTTCATCCATTGGAACGTTATTAAGGCTATAAAAATAGGGTCCTTTCACATTATAACCTTCGTCAGCAATACCAGAGACAAAATTTTCATAATTCTTTTCCATTTCAGAATAATGAAATTTACCTCTCTTACTCACAACATTTTGAAAGCCGATTTTTTCTGCTGTAAATACTGTTGGTAACAATTTCATAGTTTGTCTACCTCACAATATAAGTCAATAACGATATCGCCATCTAAATCCAGCAGAACATGATAAATTGTTAATAAAATACCCTTATCATCTTCAATTTTTTTCTTAATTTCGTTATAAGGTATGACTTCTTCTTGGTCATAATGACGATAAAAATAATCTGTAGTAAAGTCCAATCTTTCTTTATAAAAGAATTGTGACCTATTTTCTCCAACAATATTTATTTTATTGCCAACGGCAGATAAAATAGTTGTGTCATTTGATTCTTCAAATGGATTATAGTCAAAAATAATAGGTGTATCTGCATAATACCCATTCTGGATTAATACTTCTTTGAACTTTGTACTCATTTCAGACACTTGGTCAAAGATGTCATTTTTAGAGTTAAGCGTTGCACTAAATCCAATGACATTGTTTAGGCTAAATTGTCTTGTTTTTAATTTCATCTTTTTCTCCCAACATTCTTATTTTTTATTTTTTTTACAATCCACCAAACTAAGATTAGTGTCAGTAAGATGAAAAGTACTAGAGTGACATATGAAAATATAATATTCCAGACTTCAGACACAGCATACATATCTTCTATCTCTGCTATAGCAAAAATCAATAACATACTAAGCACTACATATGTTGATATCTTTTTTGAACGCAATTTTATTATCTTTTTCCATGATCTTTTGGGCTCATCAGTATAAGTTATCCAGTAGTCTTTATTCTTATTTAGCAAATAAGCAGAATATCCTACTTCTATTGTTAATCTAGAAAAAATAGCTCCCAAAAACAAGCCAAACAATACTCCAAATATTTTTGCCAAATTTCCCGTCAAAAAAGCACCTATCATTGAACTACCAAAGATTATCCACAATGATTTTGATTCATAAACTTTAGATTGAGCAAAATAGTTAGCTGTGGTACGCTCTGTGGGGAACCCTACTTCTAATTGTTTTTTTAGCCAATAAAAATTATAAATCAAACAACCAATATACTCTAAACTAAACAATATTATAATGATAATCGAAAAATTTGATCCATACCAAATTTCATTAGGATTATCCCATTGAGTTATCATATAGAACATAAACATTAATATGCCTGTAAGTATAATTGATTGGACTACTCCTAATATACCTAAAAATCCTTGGTGTTGAAGTAGGACTCGTCTGACAGCTCTTAAATTAACAGATAAAAATGTCAATAACATAAAAATAGCAATACATATAATAAAGATATTAACTTTACTTTCGAGTGGATTTATCCCATAGCCTAGAACAGCAACATTCCATGTTATAGGCAAACAAAGAAGGGCAATAACCAAGCCTGCCAAAGATATTTGCAGCAAGCTGATACCTCCTCTAGTAGCTATAAATGATTTAAAATAGGTTTTATTTTTTTCATCTATCGATTCACTTTTAATATTCATTTCCATAGAATTAACCTCCAAACCCAAAATTAAATCCTCCTACTAAATTGCTTATCTTATCCCCAATACCTTTTGTAACATTCTTCACACCATCTTTTACATGATCAACGGTACTTTTAGGTGGATCGCCAAAGGGATGATTTATAAACATATTTACCCCTATGCCTACACCAGCTCCAACAACTGTCCCTAAAGGAGGTAAGAAGGCTGAACCAACCATTGCACCAACCGCAGAAGCTCCTGCACCTGAACCAATATCTATTGTAGTATCTGTCACAAAATTAACTGTTTCTCCTACACCAAGCCCATCAGATAGATCTATGTTATCTGCAAAATTATTTCCTATTGTTAACCCCGTTCCAAGAATTCCTAGACCTTTTCCAAATTTACTAACTTTTGAAGCATCTCCCCATCTTTTAAAATCATTAATGGGATTAAAAGCATCTTTAAACCCTACAAACCCTGCTGCTTTCATCTCCCCAAAATTAAACTTTCCGTTTGGAAGCCTTGAGTAGTGATAGTCTCCTAGATCAATACCAGACTTATTTTGGAAGTCTTTACCTAGATTGTAAGTGTGACCTCCATTTTGAGTTGGTTTAAATAAAAATCTATTTCTACATTTCAATCTACCTAATGAATCTTGAGAGATGGCAATGCCATTTAGAAAAGCACGGCCATTTCTAAAACTTATAGCTGATACCGTTCCATCTTTAAAATAATCTAAAAAGTCAGGTCCAAATTTTTGAAGATTTTCGCTTAACCAGTTTTCCGTTTCTTTAGGTGTCCTATTTTTCGGCATGTGTGTAACGGCATAGTTTGGTGAATTCTTAAATGCTGCTATATCTTTTTGGCTCGTAAACCAACTTTTATCTACTCCAGCTGGCAAGGTATATGAGCCGTCAGGATTTACAATCATGCTATCTAACACTAGAACTCCTTGTATGGCTATCTTCAAATCATTAAGACTATTATTGAATAGACCATTCGTTTGAGAAGAAAAGTTGTGTAGCTTTTCTAATTTTTTTTGCAGTTGCTCAATATCATCTTGAATACTATCTGACATCCGATTTAAATTCCTCTGAAAATCAAGTAAAGCATCTAATACTGCTACAACCGGATTATTTCTTGAAGCTGTTCTTGCGACGGACGAGGCAAAGTCTACAGAAGCTTTCATTGCTTTCTTTGTTGCAATTTGTTGATTTAAATTGTCTTCATTTAAATATCCCTCACTTGAAATAGCTTCATCGGCTGATTTATATTTTTGTAATTCTTGTTCGATTGCATCACAAGCGGTCGTTGCACGTGTAATTATTGGAATAATCAGATCGCTAAATAATCCTTTTCCAGCAGTGTAAGCAGCTCCAGCCAGAGTGCGTCCATCAACTGCTGCAACTATTTTTTGACTTCCAGTTTTTAATTGATTGACTGCTTCTTTTCCACTCGCTAAATTGCTAGTTAAGGCTTGAATCAATTCTGCGGACTCACCACTTGAATAAACTAATCCCAAGGAATATCACTCCGTTTCTTATAA is drawn from Carnobacterium gallinarum DSM 4847 and contains these coding sequences:
- a CDS encoding DUF5085 family protein, whose amino-acid sequence is MKLLPTVFTAEKIGFQNVVSKRGKFHYSEMEKNYENFVSGIADEGYNVKGPYFYSLNNVPMDEIVDIEMFFPIIENTFKADGYQFASYFEIKQLLKTIIVGDFDRVTEQSYAELLATLEENNLNVATPFYHIFPKNGGKYIDLYLGYYKVLRNESLNTMRFDF
- a CDS encoding T7SS effector LXG polymorphic toxin; this translates as MGLVYSSGESAELIQALTSNLASGKEAVNQLKTGSQKIVAAVDGRTLAGAAYTAGKGLFSDLIIPIITRATTACDAIEQELQKYKSADEAISSEGYLNEDNLNQQIATKKAMKASVDFASSVARTASRNNPVVAVLDALLDFQRNLNRMSDSIQDDIEQLQKKLEKLHNFSSQTNGLFNNSLNDLKIAIQGVLVLDSMIVNPDGSYTLPAGVDKSWFTSQKDIAAFKNSPNYAVTHMPKNRTPKETENWLSENLQKFGPDFLDYFKDGTVSAISFRNGRAFLNGIAISQDSLGRLKCRNRFLFKPTQNGGHTYNLGKDFQNKSGIDLGDYHYSRLPNGKFNFGEMKAAGFVGFKDAFNPINDFKRWGDASKVSKFGKGLGILGTGLTIGNNFADNIDLSDGLGVGETVNFVTDTTIDIGSGAGASAVGAMVGSAFLPPLGTVVGAGVGIGVNMFINHPFGDPPKSTVDHVKDGVKNVTKGIGDKISNLVGGFNFGFGG
- a CDS encoding IS3 family transposase (programmed frameshift); translated protein: MAKYSTEFKMNVVQNYLNGEGGMKYLAKKYGIKGISQVQIWINTYKEFGEEGLLRSRQNKTYSVQFKLDAIELYLTTEMSYREVANQFGMTNFSMIANWRKAYQENGVDGLSQPKGRPSKMPKKKNKLPAIDSSKKELTYLEALEKENLQLKIELAYLKELRRLRLMEQQQKNKHESFIASEGKFRLIDILETLGFPRSTYMYWQKRFNRENPDKPIEQEMEKIHHEHKDYGYRRMNQELRNRGILVNKKKVQRLMKKLGILVRSFTRKSRKYNSYKGTVGRVAKNRIHRHFYTSIVHQKMTTDTTEFKYYEKDHSGSLRIKKLYLNPFMDMYNSEIVSYSISEKPTAKAIMDALNGAIVKTNDCLYRRTFHSDQGWGYQMKAYSHELKKHHIFQSMSRKGNCLDNSPMENFFSILKQELYHGVIYKSYQELKQAIEHYIEYYNHSRIKEKLDWLSPVQFRKKMSLTA
- a CDS encoding ABC transporter ATP-binding protein, translating into MEKQVVMEISEVSKRYQDRLALDRVSFDLRQGEISGLLGPNGAGKTTLMRIIVGLTKNYQGAIQFSSLSEKLKIGCVIETPSFYPHMTGQQNIDFFAALAGGVNKWKVQEMINLLGLSDAMNKKVKSYSLGMRQRLGIIQSLLGNPDILILDEPTNGLDPQGVKEIREYLVRISKEKQIPILISSHILSEIEKICDRVVILQNGRLVESIDMAERNQQNSSFYLIATIQISECLAFLETEKIKVIQTDSKSITIKVDKSDYSAFIRKLAASELAFTNICEKNQTLEEKFLDLTGGK
- a CDS encoding ABC transporter permease; its protein translation is MIRATKLSVLEFKKITLEVGLYIGILCAILASCAMGWMAVTTEYFGLVNVFGFFAMIGELILIFYGARVLGSEFQYKTSTTIFTKGISRTKVVLAKLFCMGLLGGMLGLVSSIVGLIFQVFLLKESNFLDALLPFMINIATYVMIAILIGSFGILMSILTLGPVASFILTFVAFKVLPNFIGLVAMKLTLIEKIVEYIPFYTMSEALYRPITNEAYIGIVGGVILFLGLSILKINKKDLV
- a CDS encoding GHKL domain-containing protein gives rise to the protein MAVLRTILGYSLEEIDSWEVKVFSLGLESLFIVILSFMLKNVIKRLTRGIVFTIELKQKMKLISLEGFVLISIFFFLSYYVDGSENLFLNLLFLTLISGGVTAVYFARLARKQKKQQEHEELQQLKDYAKNLEKVYLDMRKFRHDYINILASMSGYIQEKDLIGLECYFQEKVMVVSQDIEMNNFKLAGLSQLELPEIKGIVASKMIQAQELGIDTDFEATEKIDQVRMNSLSLCRCLGILLDNAIEETMEMNQASIKVGFIKRSTSLVIVVMNSCRTDTPKIHQLIKRDFSIKGAGRGLGLSNLQEEIDRFSFVTLDTRIENELFIQEIEILN